From a region of the Desulforegula conservatrix Mb1Pa genome:
- the der gene encoding ribosome biogenesis GTPase Der, whose translation MKPVVAIIGRPNVGKSTIFNRITKSRTALVDDIPGVTRDRHYSEAFWNGVGFTLVDTGGYLVDDEDAFAAEIRFQVNQAIENADAIIMVLDGKTGISPFDADVIGLLRNAAPPVFYVVNKIDSPSEEGKLSDFYELGLDQFYPVSGEHGFGMNDLLDDLIADFPEEPEEDVDDANKPIKVAVVGRPNVGKSSIINKILNEKRLVVSEVAGTTRDSIDTICNVAGREYLLIDTAGIRRRARVSEKLEKFSVLKTLKSLERCDVALILIDASEGVTEQDITIAGYAHERGCGCIFVFNKWDLVEKDTHSAKEFTEDLRYKAKFLGFAPVAMVSAVTGQRVPKIFEIINEVHKQFTSRSSTSAVNKIIEQATERREPPFYKGKRVKIFYATQVASKPPSFVIFVNFPGGIHFSYERYLSNQLKETLGLDQTPIKLIFREKTGRIDFASVKNEKYHSKNKDDRTKKYCRNKEKKKSERKDQAKRKIGRNAEV comes from the coding sequence ATGAAACCGGTTGTAGCGATAATCGGACGTCCCAATGTTGGCAAGTCCACAATTTTCAACAGAATAACCAAATCAAGAACAGCGCTTGTCGATGATATTCCCGGAGTAACAAGGGACAGGCATTACAGTGAAGCCTTCTGGAATGGCGTTGGGTTTACCCTTGTCGATACAGGCGGATATCTTGTGGATGACGAAGATGCATTTGCGGCTGAAATACGTTTTCAGGTAAATCAGGCCATAGAGAATGCAGATGCAATTATTATGGTTCTTGATGGAAAGACCGGAATTTCTCCATTTGATGCTGATGTTATAGGCCTTTTAAGAAATGCCGCCCCGCCGGTTTTTTATGTTGTGAACAAAATTGACAGCCCTTCGGAAGAAGGCAAGCTGTCTGATTTTTATGAGCTTGGCCTTGACCAGTTTTATCCTGTTTCAGGAGAGCATGGTTTCGGAATGAATGACCTTCTGGATGATCTGATTGCGGATTTCCCGGAAGAGCCTGAAGAAGATGTTGATGACGCCAATAAGCCAATAAAGGTAGCTGTTGTCGGACGACCTAATGTAGGCAAGTCTTCAATAATCAATAAAATACTCAATGAAAAGCGCCTTGTCGTGAGTGAGGTTGCCGGAACAACCAGAGACAGTATAGATACAATATGTAACGTCGCTGGCCGGGAATATCTTCTCATTGATACTGCGGGCATAAGAAGACGCGCCAGAGTTTCTGAAAAGCTCGAAAAATTTTCCGTTCTGAAAACATTGAAAAGCCTTGAAAGATGCGATGTTGCCCTGATTCTTATTGATGCGTCCGAAGGTGTTACCGAGCAGGATATAACCATAGCTGGCTATGCCCATGAAAGAGGCTGTGGCTGTATATTTGTATTCAATAAATGGGATCTTGTGGAAAAGGATACTCATTCTGCAAAAGAATTTACCGAGGATCTCAGATATAAGGCAAAGTTTCTTGGATTCGCTCCGGTTGCGATGGTTTCTGCCGTAACTGGTCAGAGAGTTCCAAAGATTTTTGAAATCATCAATGAAGTTCACAAGCAGTTCACAAGCAGAAGTTCAACATCAGCAGTGAACAAAATCATTGAACAAGCAACAGAAAGAAGGGAACCTCCTTTTTATAAAGGTAAAAGGGTCAAAATTTTTTATGCGACCCAGGTTGCCTCAAAGCCGCCGTCATTTGTCATATTTGTCAATTTTCCCGGCGGAATTCATTTTTCCTATGAAAGATATCTGTCCAATCAGCTCAAGGAAACTCTCGGGCTGGATCAGACTCCCATAAAGCTTATTTTCAGGGAAAAAACCGGGCGAATAGATTTTGCTTCAGTCAAAAATGAAAAGTACCACAGCAAAAATAAAGACGACAGAACCAAAAAATACTGCCGCAACAAAGAAAAGAAAAAGTCAGAGCGCAAGGATCAGGCAAAGAGAAAAATTGGAAGAAACGCAGAGGTGTAG
- a CDS encoding biotin--[acetyl-CoA-carboxylase] ligase: MKRHFEDPFRFCVNYAYEILASKKEGFPLTYFYELLGRMTDRPWDVIDRLQFLGLSEISEDLILQRKGEHDISSGSIPRLNGRYYYYPECSSTMDVAAGLASVGALDFTVVVAESQGGGRGRNGRQWVSSPGGIYCSIILRPDIAPGLSFRVNFMVCAVLASLLRGVYGVDAFCKWPNDILAGGGKLAGIISDSVIEGATVKYVIIGLGINVNNALPEVDQPVSSVRSILGKEVARKKFFDNFLLRLHEAYSELSSRDWISETRAYSATIGRKVTIERPGGVLSGEAIGVDEFGLLLVRTGGGDIISVASGDCIHSYCDISI, translated from the coding sequence ATGAAAAGACATTTTGAAGACCCTTTCAGATTCTGTGTCAATTATGCATATGAAATTCTTGCTTCAAAAAAAGAAGGATTTCCCCTGACGTATTTTTATGAACTTCTCGGCAGAATGACGGATAGACCCTGGGATGTGATTGACAGACTACAGTTTCTCGGGTTGTCCGAGATCAGTGAAGACCTGATTCTTCAAAGAAAAGGAGAGCATGACATTTCATCTGGCAGTATCCCCAGGCTTAATGGCAGATATTATTATTATCCTGAATGCTCAAGTACGATGGACGTGGCGGCCGGACTGGCATCAGTAGGCGCTTTGGATTTTACAGTCGTTGTTGCAGAATCGCAAGGGGGCGGTCGTGGCAGAAACGGCAGGCAATGGGTTTCATCTCCGGGCGGGATCTACTGCTCGATAATTCTGAGGCCGGATATTGCACCTGGGTTAAGCTTCAGGGTCAACTTCATGGTATGTGCGGTTCTGGCTTCATTATTAAGGGGTGTGTATGGAGTCGATGCTTTCTGCAAATGGCCCAACGATATTCTGGCTGGAGGCGGTAAGCTTGCCGGAATTATATCAGATTCTGTGATCGAAGGCGCAACTGTCAAATATGTGATAATTGGCCTTGGAATAAATGTTAACAATGCTCTGCCTGAAGTTGATCAGCCGGTTTCTTCTGTCAGGAGCATTCTTGGAAAAGAAGTCGCAAGAAAAAAGTTTTTTGATAACTTTCTTCTAAGGCTGCATGAAGCATACTCTGAATTATCCTCAAGAGACTGGATTTCTGAAACAAGGGCGTATTCAGCGACAATAGGCAGAAAGGTGACTATTGAAAGGCCTGGAGGCGTCTTATCCGGTGAGGCCATTGGTGTTGATGAATTTGGATTATTGCTTGTAAGGACAGGGGGCGGAGATATCATAAGTGTTGCGTCTGGTGATTGCATTCATTCGTATTGCGATATAAGTATCTGA